The sequence ttcgggAGTTTAAcaacatataagtatatatattctgtcaaaaaagtaccgggaattgttcaataacacgcaaaataattgtttaatcatcaaaatttatggtGTCACCCTCAAAATAGGcttcattcgaagcaatacacatgtgccaacgattagtccagtcatcaaagcaccttttaaaagcgtttgaagagatattcttcagctccttcagcgaattctccttaatggcctctgtcgactcaaagcggcgtccgtggagtggcaatttaagttttgggaaaaggaaaaagtcacagggggacTTAGCCCCCTGAATACGGtcgttgttcgatgatatttgtcgcgtttttgggcaaaaatattgttgttcacaatatgagctttgtgagatggtgcgttatcatggggCAAGATCTATGAgttttctttttcctcaaattgggccgtttcctatgcACATTCTTTCTCAAACGtcacataacttccaaataatattctttatttaccctagaaccatttggaacgaattccgagtgcaaacaccatgataatcaaagaaaatgagtagcatgactttcacttttgaccgactttgacgtggttttttgggtttcggctcatatggatagcgccattcagccgtctgttggctggtttgcatgtcaaactcatatactcaCGTCTCATCCCCTGTTATGATTCGCTGCATAaatgttgggtccgaattcTCTTGCCCCAGGAAATCTTCTGttaccttcttccgatgaattttttgaaagaaattcaattatCTTGGaatgagtcgagcagccacgcgtctcatacTCACTTGATGGTGCAAAATGTTGCGAATCGATTCGTGAGACATGCTAAGATCATGAGCTATCTCTCTTAACCTTAAATGATGGACGTTTTCATCCGGTTGGGACAAATCTTcgacgacttctcggccctctgcaaaagtcttATACCACTCGTTGACCCGTGTTTTGGATAAATCACACTTATTATAGGCTTTCTGCAAAATTTTCAACGAtttggcacacgaaatcccgttcaaaacacacaatttaagacaaattcttttttcgatatttttatccatagtgaaaatcgcagaggaCACCTGCGGttaactgatataattaaatcccaaaaaaagctaattgacagatcacgctcaaactctgcgacactatagatgacattccagcaaaaaaaattttgacatatgtgtaacgcgcactttttaaatgaacaattcccgatatttttttgacagaatgtattctACATGTTCATGTGCATTTTTGACTACGTTTGTGAAAGAAAGTTAAAACGATAAGTATAAACATAAGTGTAAAGGAGATTTTAGAATTAtacctaaaatattttatagtagTTCCCTCAAATATCTAGAAGATTGGTAAGTGTACTACATAAAAACGTTGTAGAAATTTACACAATGTCGTTAAAATTATATGATCAATTATTAATTATCTATATTTTACTTACACTCATTTCCACGCTTGGATGATCAATGAAAACCAATTCAGATTCTTCGTTATCCAACAATACGCTCACGGTCTTTTCACCGAACTCGTCATCTACAACTCAAATAGAAACAGTTTACTAAAAACACCGGagtttatatgcatataaaaatgtttaaaaatatatgcatactaCTTTTTGGAGGGTATTTAATatgtgtacgtatatatgtaaaaGAGAACTAATAAGGTGTGATGGATTTAAAGCACTAATCAAATTTGTTATTCTGACAGTGCCTAAGATATGGTGTCTCTAAATCTTACACTCAGTGAGGCTTAGGCTTCGTGTCACATTACATTTCAAGTACGAAATAAagcatgaaaaacaaaacattttccaTTTACCCCTTCGTCGGTACATTAGGAGTTAAAATCAATTAGGAATTCCTCCAATGTAaatttaaagtataatatttgcTGTTTAAAATTAGTCAGCGctctttgtttttggaaaaggtTTTAAATTCAACTGCATCAAGCGCTAAATTGCGTATACGCAGTGTAGAACCAATAAGCCGGACAGACAGGAAGAACGAAGAACCCGATAATTTTGGAAATGACTTATTTTGCGTAGAAAATATTATTCTCCAATTTGTGATAATAATGTTACGAAACTTTTCGGAAATGACACTctttttatttgaacaaaatttaatatatgtagtattatttataattttatatttctcaCAACCAATTAATATGTTTCACTTCTATACCAAGCGAGGTAAAATAATACctaacatattatatatatatggacTAGAATTGAATAAGTATAAAGAATTGGATAAGTGCACTTTAATCCACCGTGATCCTTTCTACAACTtatagaaatttttcataattggCCATTAATGCATTCACatatataagcaaaaaaatttttcgaaggtATACAGGGACTTAATACCTCACAAAGCCTATTAAGGGCAgattgacaaaattttaaaattattaggtGTGCAATTAatttcccgctgtttgtcaatagatgccgccagcagtgtgtgctagtcgagtCTAACATAACCGAaactaaacgtcataaaccaaacatagacatatggtaaacaaactgcttcgacacattagtgattttgttttggtatcatatacatttggttttgtgaaaatgtgtgattttgtgccgaataatcgtcatttgcgggaagtgttgattttcctctttgattcgaaaaaaaacgacagctgaagcgcatcgagagctacaaaaagtttatgaagatgccgctttaagtgaaaaaacgtggactggttccgtcgcttcaaaggccAAAAAcattcgaagacgctgaattgtaggcattgctcaatgaggatccgtgtcaaactgGGGTTTGCTGCCAACGCGTTGTGTGTTTAAGCCAAGCAACATCCAAAATACTTGTCAAAACCCACACAAATGTTATAACCCAAACCCATTTCAAGCCATCTTGCGCAGGGTGTTTGTGTTGAGTTTGCATGCATTTTAACATTGAATGGTGACAATAGTGTTTATTTACgttatttttatctttccttATTGAATTCTTATCAAAAATGGGCAACACTTGCCGGCGtccaaaaatttagatatacttatacatacatgcacaaggATGAACCATAAGGTATTACAGTTTAAACTATTCCCACCAAACACGTGGTGGAAGCAGTTGTCAATGCTCTCAAACCCAAAATCGGCGAAATCGCGGTTGGACTTTGGTGAAAACGTATCATAACCGAGATTTTATTGTGAATTCGTTTCTCTGAACACCCAAGttcattcggaattcatttacaaaaaaactgaaattaaacaatgcatgtGAAAAACAGAACAGTACATAGTGGATTGGACTGAAATCCACTCTGAAGAGAATTACAGAACCTATAACCTCGGTTCTACCAATATGcgaaaataatatatacatataaattgttTGAACTTACCTAGACTGGCgtcgtatgtatgcatatattctGAAGTCATAAATTGATTAACTAAGGCAGTTTTTCCAACGCCAGAATCACCTAACATAACAATACGATATCTATAAAGATAAAATATTGATCAGCATTAATAATATTGAccaacattaaaaacaaaaattattcaaacgaACCGCGGTGGAGGCTCAATATTATCTGATTCGTCTGGGGAAGTTGGCACCGAATCAACATTTGCATATGCTCCGCCACAACATGATCCTTCAAAAGGTGAACGTTCACTAGCTCTGAAAGGAAGTGAAACATAAAATATATGCGATAGCATTCTCGTATTTTGGCATGTAATTAAATTCCAAAAACACCATTTAATTTGTCTTGTTTTTTAAAGTTTGACTCAAGTAGTATAATATTATTAAgtgaaaattgaacaaaactatAGAGACTGCAATGTAAAATCACTGAGAATGTGTCGTCCATAAATCAGAATCATATGCACTATACGTAGCACATCACATTTTTAGCGGCTTATCgttataggtatgtatgaaaGGTGGGAGTGGATATTGATATCATCCTTCGTTTGCATAGCATGCTCCCAAACTATTGCTTACCTGCTATTGGTAGAATTGATACTGGTGTTACTGCGCGATCGTCTTGATATAATGGAGTCACCACAATTTACAACATTCCCTTTGCTTATTGAGAAGTGTCTTAGTCGGTAAAGATCATCACTGGCACGTGGATTATAAGGACGGTCAGGTAGAGAGCAAACACGTGGCCGTATATGATCTGGAACTATAGAATAAGAATTGAAATAAGAGCTTGTATTGTAAAAATTCAGTGACGACATTTCATTTTAACCTGGAAGTTCCAGAAAATTTGATGTGCGGCGTTGTTGACCGCGTTTGGATGCTTGGAAGGTTAGTGGCCCTATATCATCATTGGAAAAAATTGATGTATTACTTTTCATAGACTCTCGAGAACTACGACGACTAGCTAAATAAGCTAATCCTCCTTTGGAACTACCCCGTCGTCTTGGCTTATAACTGGTAGAGTTACATCCTTCTAGGGTTTTCTGCTTGCTTGGACCACCTTCGGAATCATTGGTCAAATCGCTGGTCGATTTTCGGTGTCGTAAGGATGTAATGCTGTCTGAATAAGTACGATCTAATGTAGAATGAGAACTATGCAGCACCTTGAATATCAAATGTTAGACTTTTTAACAACTTTTCCAAGATTTCATTGAAACTTCTTTACCTGATAGCAGGGGTTAGAGGTTATATTAATAGCATGACGACGATGTTTACAGCTTTCGCGTTGCTCTGAAGGGCTGGTTTCATCAGAAATACTTTTAACCGAAATCTTATCGGTTTTGGAAGGCTCCGAAAAACTAAAAGAAGTAGTAGCTGTTGCCATAGTACTATTTGTGGTGTCATTCGAATCAAGTGAAAGTTGAGTACTATCCGTAACACAAGAATCTCGCTTTACATAATACTTGTCACGGTTCAAACAATGTTCATCAATTTGTGACATTTCCCACTCCAACGGCTTCATCTCATTGCTGTCACGATTGTAATCATGTAAACAGAAATTTCTATCTAAAGGTGATGTACATAGAATATTTCTCGAATTCTGTATTCTTGAATCAAAAATTTGTGCGGATGCTGATCCTTGTGGTGGTGTTCCAAAATAGTCATTACAATTTCCACTATATGTTTTAGAAGGACATTCGTCTACAGGCGATATTGGTTcgtaatattcaaattttttatagaatGGGTCCACGACTGGGCTTATAGCTTCAAACACGAACTTTCTGGGTGAGTTAGGACTTCGACGAGGGGATGCTGTCGCGGGGCCGCTGAGAAAAGTTGCAGAAGAAGGTGAGTCCATTGAGTTTCCTTGCGAAGATATGCCTTTCGGACTACGTGAGCTAGAAGTAGGTGTTTGGTAATAAGACGGTGTTGAAGAGGCATCATCGCAACTATCATTAGTATAAGTAGTTGTGATTTTTGGGCTCCTTGGCGGGTTTTCGCTGAAGCTACCCACATTTCCACTTCTGCTAGTTATTATGAACGGGTCCGAGTAAGAGTTTTGCGCGCTGTAAGAACTACGTACAGAAGGACTTCGTGGAGCTGGCCGCGATGAATCATAAGAACTTCCGATTTTCATGGCTAAGCATCTGCAATAAAGAAGGACTGTATAAGAAGTTGGAAAAAATAAGGGTGTTTGAACGAATTAAATCAATTtgcaaaaacaagcaaatttttctacaaaaaaaaaacacatgtatttcataaatatgaATTTCAAGTACAATACAACTGAAATAGTGTCCTGGTTAaagttacatattatatatcattTCTATTGCAAACAATATCAAGTTCTAGTCGTTTTTTTGGCCATCATCCGTAGACACCATCTCTGcagataaacaaacaaaaggaagagaaattGCTTGTTTGTGATGTACTCACAGCAAATTCGGAAAGTGcgatcttgtattctatcattcctgGTTCAATGCGTCTCTTTTGATTGTGCTAAGTAAAAAATCTACAATATTCTGAAATAAATTGCCGGTGGAAAAAATAATCATGCTTCCGGAAGTGTTTTTCAGTGCgacataataattaaaaattctgaaaaaggaCCTGTTTGGGACATAACTGTAATGTCCAAAAGAGTTTATTCACGCTGAAACTTATGCACGATATGACGAATTGTCTGCGCACTAAAGCCATGCTTATGACCTGggaaaattgtattcttgataATCCATCCAGAATCGATCAGACATACTCAACATATATCGAGCGTTTGAACTCATAGACTCATGTAGGTCCCATTCATCTACGACCCCTCTCCCTTTGAACTCCGCCCACACAACCTGTTTTCTGAGCCTAACGCACACTAGACAGGATTTTGTAAGCtgcaacaataataaataatattatggcACAATTCACGTTGCGTATTTTCAACAGTACTGAAATTTGGATAATATAATattctttaataaatttcatttattttggaaGCGCGTGAAATGATGCTGGATGACATGACAAACCCTATTGAATATATTTCTATAGCTGAATGCTATTACGAATTCTGACAGCTAATTACTAATTTAGACTGAACATAACAATTGCCAAAACTATCATTGCCTTCAGGTCACCCGTTACATCGACAAAATATCCATCCATCTATAATATTCCTATTATGAAACCTTTCCCTTGTTACCTTCATAATaatacgaaaataaaatttttatagataTGTTGTAGAAATATATTGTACCTTGGGGACTTAGGTCTTTTATGTGCTGGTACAGGTGAGGATGCAGTCAGTATTGGGGTGTTTTGCGATGCCATTGATTGTGTGGACATTTTCATTAAAGTAGCTACTGAAGCAATATCCTCTTCCAAAGCATGATGCAGTGTCTGATGATAGTGTGATAATCGTGTACTTTTGTCATACTTTTTGTGATTCTGTTGGTATTGACCATTGTTTTGATGTTCCATTGAATTTCGACGGTGGTATCTGTTTACCTGGGCGATTTTGGCACTTCACTTCATATCAGAATCGATATTGTTTTTCCACcttgaaaatcgtttttattcatgGGTCCATAgtgatttaaacattttttttttctgaaaagcaAACATACATAATGAAATCTTCTTAATATAGAAATGCTCCAATTCATACTTTTGTTACTTAACAGGAGAAGGAAAAAAACTGAATACGAATTTAGGCAGAACACGAAGatggttttttgcttgttttactgTCAATTTCCATAGTAACGCAATCATTTTTTGTGAAGGTTTATTTAGAAGTtcgaataaacaaattttggcctacttaatttttcttttttttaccacATCTTTTTTTCTACTTCTGTATACATTGAAAACCgcgataaaagaaaatattttataaacatgaaaaaatacatcaaattatttaatttaattaaaacaaaaaattaactttttttgttctttattactcattttgaaagcaatttgttacaataagttatattttacttcaagttaaattttgcataaaaaataggttgtctgtaaagtcggtttactgacgatggttcaacgtgacaacgtcataagaaaatactgatggaatagttccatttttcaaaagaaaatttaattttatttgtttgctaggatatagagaaggaggtaaatggattCGCAAtgaaattgatcaagttacatctacacaaacgtgaaaaattatgaaacatttatcaaattactGATACTGCAGTACACTTCTGTAATGACTCAAACAATGCAGGACAAACTCTAATAACGAACCTTAATTCACAGAGTTTGCCGGCTCACTTTGCAGATATTGAAAAAGACACAGTGATTCCAAGGTCAAATTATTTGATTCTGGCTGAACCATGGATGCGTGACAATTGTGATccaatttcaattgaaaattttgaatgtgTAACCAGGCAGAATAATCGATCAGATTCTGAAACAAACGCAGCAGGTGGAGTGGcaatttatagaaatttatcATCAACATCCTCGGCCAAAATTGTCAACGTTGAACTGTCAATATTGCATAACCTACAATCGCTGCACTAGCGGACCgatgttatttatttaaatgatgaATGCACGAATATTCCACAATATATCTGGCCGTATCTTTGGTTGATTCGATAGAGCTACAAAAATCTCTCCAAGCCTCTGTCCGAGCTTCTTTGAtcgtattgtattgtattccCTAAGGCAATCTTTGTAGAGTTTGAAGTACTTGTGTTTGTAGCAGATGTTGAAGATTTCTCTTGTAATTTTCCTGAGTTGACTTAAATCTTCATTCCACCAGGTGGAATAAGTTGTTTTGCCATAAGTGACAGGACATGAAACTTCAAGTCCTTTCGTCAACGAAGCTTCAAAAGCTCTTACTTTCTCATCTGGGTCTTTACTTCACGTTatggttttatttatatgttgaAGTTTAGACTGAGTTACTCTATGGAAAGTGTGCCAGTTTGTTCTTCTAGGGTTTCTATATGGGATCGGTTTCTCAAGCTTGAGATTGATATAGCAGAGAATCCAGCTATGGTCCGAGAAGGATTTCTTGTCGGATACCCTCCAATTTGTGACTATTTGGGAGTTATTGTTTGTGCTTAAAGTAATGCCTAAGACCTCTTCCCAGCCTGGAAAGTTTTCCGAGCTCGGGAAAGTAAAGGTTGGGGTGGCCACTACATTGCATATGTCGAGGTTGGTATTTAATAAGAATTCAAAAAGTGACTTATCTCTTTCATTCGTCTCCGAACTGCTCCAGAGCTCGTTTCTGGCGTTTGCGTCGCAGCCCATCAAAAGTTTGTCTGTGTTGTTTGTCCGCGTTGCGGTGCCCCAccggggccagagccaataatcggaatcagttccgcaggaatcatgaactgGAGccgcgattatgtaggcaatctgcataaagagcgatggtctggTCTAGTATGCTGCagagctgcaaagtgttttttgaCAAATCCGAAGGAAAAACTGTCAAACCAAAAAtaagaaggaaagacattcagttgatggtcggtatcattacatgactcaacccatggggtcagcatatgaccaccattggaatcattgaggacccggtgTGCCTGTCaagcttggaggaggcggatagcactgagcactttctcagtgagtgtcctgcctttgctagagcagggCTACgcgttttgggttccgatggcatgagaatgagtaatattcaatctctaaaactggaggatatttacagatttgccaaagaatctggaaaattctcacatgactaactatctctatctctgtctctattctttcctgtcTCTTTCTTTGATACtcttctccttccctccttgactatccaccccctttccagagctttaaatacaatgggctttttagtctgagtgttttaggagccaccaaatctcttggtgctccttggctcggcgttttcaaatttcaatttcaataaacattttaaaataggaAGTGTGCTATTTCTCTGTCCATggctgtacatatattataattttacattGGCATCTACGAACATACCAAGAATGAatagtttttcacaaaaaatatcaaattattttGTTCTGTAGTTAAACTTAATTGttcacatatcgcaccctaaatacaaaaggggcacaactcaaaattttccacactcgagcttgacttgtttacagtagcacagaaatcaaactatgtgacatattacgctgaaatttgccatgtaagcttataacagtcctcccaaaaaacaaaaaatttatttttgccatatgtcatccgcggaccgttttattgataacgtctcgctcatatttgagcacaaggtacattttgagttgtgacccttttgtatttagggtgcgatatgtatattCATTTGAAGAATTTGGAATCaattgtacttatgtatgtatatattcctTTCTTTCGCTCTATAAATATGCATGCGAATACTCAAACAAAGCGACCTCTTCGGCAGAAAGAAATAGAAGAATGAAAGTCAGTATAATCTGCTTAAAGTGTAAATATCATATAAGCCACCGTTgatatatgtatgagtgtataagaagtaggtatgtatgcattatATTTGCCAGCTACgaaacacatttacatacatatgtatgtattataaacAGTTCATAACACTTTAACCTTCTCGTTCAGCGGTTTGTTAGCCGAAGCCAATCGTTTGCCTATGCTACTTACAGCAACAGTTCTGTCGAAGAGGACCAAGGGCAATAGTGAAAATGTCTGCATGTATATATACAGCAAATTCACtcttacacatatatatattaatgtgCATCCCTACAGGAAAATTTGAACAAGTGAAATTAATTCCTGGTGCAGCATTGGTTTTATATCGTTCATTGTGCACCACTTCGCTACTCATAACACGAGGCCGCGTGCGTTAATTTGTTCGTATAATAACTCATTATGTCACTTTTCAATTACATCtttatacatatacgagtatgtagacCTTCTTTGTTTCATAATTTCCATGCCAGTGGGTATCGACGCGGGACCAACCGAAAGGTAGTCACTCACATCACTCGGAAATTAAAGTTGCcgttgaataataataaaataatagattaccatatttataaaatttaatttgttctgCTCCACATTAGTACCAGCTAGTTGCatacattaaaaaacaagaccAAATTCTAAAGTCACGAGAAGCGAATCAGTTTGACGCTGGGTGATTTTCTTGTAGGGTTTGCATCtaaaagcaaatataatataatactaaCATTTGTATATTTAACTCAGATCTTGTTTCATCTCCGACCCTTAGTCAATTCTCAAGATCCGAgtgccaggggtcattttgacctcatcatttcatgccgactgattttaatactgaaggcagacgccatccaatggatgacgaaaccaaccgtcacctggtccagtagcggcgggtacgtgcgtgggatgctgcgaaacgtgtcgaaaaaaattttttaacaactcttttaataccggctgaatttttttttgtgtattgttgacatttagtacaaaaaacaaaaaaaaaatgtagaggggaaaaatacgtcagctgatcAGGccaacttgtaaaataaattaaaaagtaaaactacttatgccgattgaaatttttttacataatgttggacacatatgaaaatataataatgatggtcagctgcgtttatagcggtgggaagaccgtcagtcgaagcaagaatgtatcattgcgttaaGCTGATGTATTTCCCCCCCCTCTATGGCGCagctgactttttttttattctactaaatgtcaacaatacataacaaaaatttcagacggtataaaatgagttggtagaaattttttttcgacacgtttcgtaccctctcCCAATCACACCCACCACGGGTGCGCCAattgacgttcactttcgttatacATGAAAGCTAAATCGCAAGTATAGTCAAAAAtgtaacggtataaaaacgcagtccaaaatcgacccctggctcccgagCTATGACTTTCGCCCCCATTAGCAAATATTGTCCTTTCACGCTAAGCAAACACCACTTTCTGTTTTACTAACTAATGAACAGCCACAAAAGTAACAAGTGAGCGAGCAACAAGTGCTATATGAGAAATTTGTGTTAACTTtctcaaaaaacgaaaaaaaaaaacaatcacaaTTACAGCTACAAACCCACCCTATCGGAATGTCATAGTATATACACATGTTACACATGTACTTGTTACAATTTTTATCATTGTGCCAGACCATTCTTGGTGTTGCTCTCTCCATCTACTAATTCTCTTGTATCACAAATATTTCTTCCGCATTGTCGATGGTCGATTaactttgataatttactgctcgttttatgaatattACGGTGGGTGGAATCAATATTTatctgcatatacatacatatgcatatagacacacacatacatacacaaatatatgcCTGTGCATATGGATGCGCGGATATCTCGAGTTTTAATTATGTGATTCATGAACTTTTCGACagcttaataaaatatttattctaaaaaaattataatattacttGCCAccaatatatgtgcatatgcaaatAACCAGCACGAAAAGTAATTTTACCCAGCTTCTGTCATTTTATTAAAGCCCGCAGCACACTTGCAAGGAACGCTCGCGCTTAACTCATGCAGTTAATGAGATGTTTTCAACTACGCTGCCAAAGCAAAActacgtttttttatttggacttTCCATTTGCTTGAATGCGAAATTCTCTACTAACAGCTATGTTGAATGCGTGCTTTACTCTCAATAACAAGATGCTATCATTTAAAAGCTCTTTGGCACATATTTGTGTGCAAACTTTTAGTTATGTTCTGGCTATGGCTTTTACAAGCTTTATTTAACTTGCAGCACAACAAAACGAGTTTCGTACACTTATCTACTTTTCGAACATCATTTGTTTTCTGAAGggatgaaaaagaaattcacgaacaaattttaatattcaaaccATCCGTTCTGGAATTTAGGGCTTCTTGAAAAATCAGATATTCTTATTTGCACGAACTGCATCTAAGCATAAAATCCGTGTGTACGGTAGTACGAGTAGGTATCAGAGGCTATATCGTGTAAAAGTTGCCAAAATAGACAATATTATGAACATCATCATGTACGACTATTTAATTGATTATGGAGTATAGCAAAACAATATGAGGAGGCATGTGAATCACAAagttcaaagaaaataaaaaaaatcttcgggCTCTGAAGATTTGCCTTTGTACATCTAAGTAACCCTCCTCCAACGCAGACAATAGGTTCATGAAAACATCCGCAATGTAGGAAATATCGTTGTAGGTTCCtactcgaaaaaaaaatggtttttatgttttatttaagatatttttccatttattcaattaattatAACAAC is a genomic window of Anastrepha ludens isolate Willacy chromosome 6, idAnaLude1.1, whole genome shotgun sequence containing:
- the LOC128868099 gene encoding uncharacterized protein LOC128868099 isoform X1; amino-acid sequence: MEHQNNGQYQQNHKKYDKSTRLSHYHQTLHHALEEDIASVATLMKMSTQSMASQNTPILTASSPVPAHKRPKSPRCLAMKIGSSYDSSRPAPRSPSVRSSYSAQNSYSDPFIITSRSGNVGSFSENPPRSPKITTTYTNDSCDDASSTPSYYQTPTSSSRSPKGISSQGNSMDSPSSATFLSGPATASPRRSPNSPRKFVFEAISPVVDPFYKKFEYYEPISPVDECPSKTYSGNCNDYFGTPPQGSASAQIFDSRIQNSRNILCTSPLDRNFCLHDYNRDSNEMKPLEWEMSQIDEHCLNRDKYYVKRDSCVTDSTQLSLDSNDTTNSTMATATTSFSFSEPSKTDKISVKSISDETSPSEQRESCKHRRHAINITSNPCYQVLHSSHSTLDRTYSDSITSLRHRKSTSDLTNDSEGGPSKQKTLEGCNSTSYKPRRRGSSKGGLAYLASRRSSRESMKSNTSIFSNDDIGPLTFQASKRGQQRRTSNFLELPVPDHIRPRVCSLPDRPYNPRASDDLYRLRHFSISKGNVVNCGDSIISRRSRSNTSINSTNSRASERSPFEGSCCGGAYANVDSVPTSPDESDNIEPPPRYRIVMLGDSGVGKTALVNQFMTSEYMHTYDASLVVDDEFGEKTVSVLLDNEESELVFIDHPSVEMSVENSLSTYEPHGCVVVFSVVEKSSFRVAEEIIKYLWQENYIKDKAVILVGNKADLARARVIASQEGKALAAAHDAKFIETSSGIQHNVDELLVGILKQMRLKETREKKATSSKLKNSRTHISLHLAKEILQKICLSDISKSKSCENLHVL
- the LOC128868099 gene encoding uncharacterized protein LOC128868099 isoform X2; the encoded protein is MEHQNNGQYQQNHKKYDKSTRLSHYHQTLHHALEEDIASVATLMKMSTQSMASQNTPILTASSPVPAHKRPKSPRCLAMKIGSSYDSSRPAPRSPSVRSSYSAQNSYSDPFIITSRSGNVGSFSENPPRSPKITTTYTNDSCDDASSTPSYYQTPTSSSRSPKGISSQGNSMDSPSSATFLSGPATASPRRSPNSPRKFVFEAISPVVDPFYKKFEYYEPISPVDECPSKTYSGNCNDYFGTPPQGSASAQIFDSRIQNSRNILCTSPLDRNFCLHDYNRDSNEMKPLEWEMSQIDEHCLNRDKYYVKRDSCVTDSTQLSLDSNDTTNSTMATATTSFSFSEPSKTDKISVKSISDETSPSEQRESCKHRRHAINITSNPCYQVLHSSHSTLDRTYSDSITSLRHRKSTSDLTNDSEGGPSKQKTLEGCNSTSYKPRRRGSSKGGLAYLASRRSSRESMKSNTSIFSNDDIGPLTFQASKRGQQRRTSNFLELPVPDHIRPRVCSLPDRPYNPRASDDLYRLRHFSISKGNVVNCGDSIISRRSRSNTSINSTNSRASERSPFEGSCCGGAYANVDSVPTSPDESDNIEPPPRYRIVMLGDSGVGKTALVNQFMTSEYMHTYDASLDDEFGEKTVSVLLDNEESELVFIDHPSVEMSVENSLSTYEPHGCVVVFSVVEKSSFRVAEEIIKYLWQENYIKDKAVILVGNKADLARARVIASQEGKALAAAHDAKFIETSSGIQHNVDELLVGILKQMRLKETREKKATSSKLKNSRTHISLHLAKEILQKICLSDISKSKSCENLHVL